One region of Marivirga arenosa genomic DNA includes:
- a CDS encoding GAF domain-containing protein, which produces MRNFRFTIGNKILGGFITLILIFIIYAGITIFTVSQNSSLTQTNSNVIKPSLTSIKDFNLLIIRSKMLVTNWVYLQSNETDKESLRTLHEEEYPAMKEKISDLKENWDSEVQRLEMDTVFTEFEGLLDVQKEIMGSLITFEDYEDPIVKFMASESIEREVIPRTDSVISHLNTILVQKQEESEEYEAEVLDSSNSLRNTSIILGVIFVILGLIGAFWLASSITKPVNYIKDIIVKLGKGILPEDNERKFGNDEIGEMAIAVGQLVDGLKDTSYFAENIGNGKYDSDYEPLSEEDVLGNALINMRGNLRKVAEEDKKRNWSTEGLAMFGDILRKNNDNISLLSDDIISNLVKYTKSNQGGIFVINSEEDDEPFLELTACYAWDKKKYLEQKIYEGEGLTGQAWLEGETIYMTEVPQDYVMITSGLGEANPNSILIVPLKVNDEIYGIIELASFNEFQDYEREFVEKIAENIASTISSVKINERTSKLLEESREMTEQMRSQEEEMRQNMEELQATQEEMERSQREREDKEKIINYTNMMIELDGSFYINSINNVTNDKLGYTSSEVGGSELSMLVESKDALKSMKSSLEANKTWSGTIKMKNKAGDVVDTQFSCGPLSGQSSGGSSYLMIGSVINKD; this is translated from the coding sequence ATGAGAAACTTTCGATTTACGATTGGTAATAAAATTTTAGGAGGGTTTATAACCCTGATCTTGATTTTCATCATTTATGCTGGAATTACAATTTTCACAGTAAGTCAAAATAGTAGTTTAACGCAAACCAATTCGAATGTAATTAAACCCTCTTTAACGAGCATTAAAGATTTTAACCTTTTAATTATTAGGTCTAAAATGCTTGTAACCAACTGGGTATATCTTCAAAGTAACGAAACCGATAAAGAAAGTTTAAGAACACTTCATGAGGAAGAATATCCTGCCATGAAGGAAAAAATCAGTGATTTAAAGGAAAATTGGGACAGCGAAGTTCAAAGGCTCGAAATGGATACGGTATTCACTGAGTTTGAAGGTCTACTCGATGTTCAGAAAGAGATCATGGGAAGTTTAATTACTTTCGAAGATTATGAGGACCCCATTGTTAAATTCATGGCTTCAGAATCAATAGAGAGAGAAGTAATTCCTAGAACAGATTCTGTTATTTCTCACTTGAACACAATACTTGTTCAGAAACAAGAAGAATCGGAAGAATATGAAGCTGAAGTACTAGACTCATCAAATAGTTTAAGAAACACCTCAATTATTTTAGGTGTAATTTTCGTGATTTTAGGTTTAATTGGAGCATTCTGGTTAGCATCTTCAATCACAAAACCAGTAAATTATATCAAAGATATTATTGTGAAATTAGGTAAAGGAATTTTACCTGAAGATAATGAACGGAAATTTGGAAATGATGAAATTGGTGAAATGGCTATTGCTGTTGGCCAATTAGTAGATGGATTGAAAGATACTTCATACTTTGCTGAAAATATTGGTAATGGTAAATACGATTCTGATTATGAGCCATTGAGTGAGGAAGATGTATTAGGAAATGCCCTAATCAATATGAGAGGCAACCTAAGAAAAGTAGCAGAAGAAGATAAGAAAAGAAATTGGTCAACTGAAGGTTTGGCTATGTTTGGAGATATTTTAAGAAAGAACAATGATAATATTTCATTGCTTTCTGATGATATTATCTCAAACCTTGTAAAATATACGAAGTCTAACCAAGGAGGTATTTTCGTAATCAATAGCGAAGAGGATGATGAGCCATTTCTAGAACTAACTGCTTGTTATGCTTGGGATAAAAAGAAATATCTGGAACAAAAGATATATGAAGGAGAAGGCTTAACAGGTCAGGCTTGGTTAGAAGGGGAGACTATTTATATGACTGAAGTACCTCAGGATTATGTGATGATTACTTCAGGTTTAGGAGAAGCTAATCCAAACAGTATCTTAATCGTTCCATTGAAAGTGAATGATGAGATTTATGGTATAATTGAATTAGCATCTTTCAATGAGTTCCAAGATTATGAAAGGGAATTCGTAGAGAAAATTGCTGAAAATATTGCATCCACTATTTCATCTGTTAAGATCAATGAAAGAACTTCCAAATTATTAGAAGAGTCAAGAGAAATGACTGAACAGATGCGTTCTCAGGAAGAAGAGATGCGTCAGAATATGGAAGAGCTTCAAGCAACTCAGGAAGAAATGGAAAGATCTCAACGTGAGAGAGAAGATAAAGAAAAAATCATCAATTACACGAATATGATGATTGAACTTGACGGTTCTTTCTACATAAACAGCATTAATAATGTTACGAATGATAAGTTGGGTTATACTTCTTCTGAAGTTGGAGGTTCTGAGCTGTCCATGTTAGTGGAATCTAAAGATGCTTTAAAATCAATGAAGTCATCACTAGAAGCTAACAAAACTTGGTCGGGCACTATCAAGATGAAGAATAAAGCAGGAGATGTGGTAGACACTCAATTCTCTTGTGGTCCATTAAGTGGTCAGAGTTCAGGAGGAAGCAGTTATCTAATGATAGGATCAGTAATCAATAAAGATTAA
- a CDS encoding Tll0287-like domain-containing protein, giving the protein MRYSIAKALSLLIILSIWACGFSTEKRRPKRIQDTLEERVVKKVSEAEIINKTTQLGDSITQVVGAVFMSKISKEYASGGYEAAAKYCSMNAYPLTDSLADQYKVFLKRVSNKNRNPINTPSDIEKNILEAFEYSSERGDEIGANVQFIRPGDTILYNKPIKIPSKLCLNCHGTKNQISKEVQAILKKEYPNDKAINYEVGDLRGMWSLKFLKKEIVQKL; this is encoded by the coding sequence ATGAGGTATTCAATTGCCAAAGCATTAAGCTTATTAATTATATTATCTATTTGGGCCTGTGGTTTTTCAACTGAAAAGCGCAGGCCCAAACGCATTCAAGATACTCTTGAAGAAAGAGTGGTTAAAAAAGTTTCGGAAGCTGAAATCATCAATAAAACTACCCAACTTGGAGATTCTATAACTCAAGTAGTAGGGGCTGTTTTCATGTCTAAAATCTCAAAGGAGTATGCAAGTGGAGGATATGAAGCTGCTGCAAAATATTGTAGCATGAATGCGTATCCTTTAACAGACAGTTTAGCCGATCAATACAAGGTTTTCCTTAAGAGAGTAAGTAATAAAAATAGAAACCCTATAAATACTCCATCAGATATTGAAAAGAATATTTTAGAGGCTTTTGAATATTCCTCTGAACGTGGTGATGAAATTGGAGCTAATGTGCAGTTCATTAGGCCTGGTGATACCATTCTTTATAATAAACCTATTAAAATCCCATCAAAATTATGCTTGAATTGTCATGGTACAAAGAACCAAATTTCTAAAGAGGTTCAAGCAATTCTTAAAAAAGAATATCCTAATGATAAGGCTATAAACTATGAAGTGGGCGACCTTAGAGGAATGTGGAGTTTAAAGTTTTTGAAGAAAGAGATAGTTCAAAAGCTTTAA
- a CDS encoding response regulator, whose product MSLKNEDFEVLIVDDDDMTVFLHDVHVKETQFHPAPKSFYNGNDVVDYLKTYYNVKKQYCILLDINMPILSGWEVMDAIIENGMDKNIAVIVLTSSINTADKIKSEQYDMVIDYVEKPLSEQRLLELKSEEKFKAFYTE is encoded by the coding sequence ATGTCATTAAAAAATGAGGATTTTGAAGTGTTAATTGTGGATGATGATGACATGACTGTTTTTTTACATGATGTACATGTAAAGGAAACTCAGTTTCATCCAGCACCTAAAAGTTTCTATAATGGAAATGATGTCGTTGACTATCTGAAAACCTATTATAATGTTAAAAAGCAATACTGCATATTGCTAGACATCAATATGCCTATTTTAAGCGGTTGGGAAGTAATGGATGCTATTATTGAAAATGGAATGGATAAAAATATAGCTGTTATTGTATTAACCTCATCGATTAATACTGCCGATAAAATTAAAAGTGAACAATATGATATGGTGATTGACTATGTAGAAAAACCATTATCTGAGCAAAGATTATTAGAGCTTAAATCTGAAGAAAAGTTCAAAGCATTTTATACTGAATAA
- a CDS encoding phospholipase encodes MQSNKFLRLFSLVILSVLVFACNNDDDLENEFNFQHVVSYEFLDSISTEDISARFGGNNLVGGFINFDITAHKITYMTENYDGTEVEASGLILIPIVQGSAKLTSFQHSTLAKDANPQIDQENRAPSYLPENNAEIHLSAALFAANGYMISAPDYIGYGSTGDMFHPYEHAQTTATTSYDMLIAAREYAEFLEVKMRADDNGTEELHLLGYSQGGNSTMALHKYIEETQPGEFNIIRSAMGAGAYHKSAVGNYIFNFEGELGFSISLYLWVMDTYDRVYLQRGLDYYLNEPYATEVENGGYFALSNTNPQEIFTTEFIDEINDPNSGFSQALADNNVHDWKANAPIKLYHSRNDGLVPYFNSVDAYENLTANGSEEVLFETYEFGSDVAVEDIHGAGGGRFFSDVLSRYFLSGI; translated from the coding sequence ATGCAATCTAATAAGTTTCTTCGATTATTTAGCCTAGTTATTCTCTCAGTTTTAGTTTTTGCCTGCAATAATGATGATGATTTAGAGAATGAATTTAATTTTCAACATGTAGTCAGCTATGAATTTCTGGATTCAATCTCAACTGAGGATATTAGTGCTCGATTTGGTGGAAATAATTTAGTAGGTGGGTTTATCAATTTCGATATCACGGCTCATAAAATAACCTACATGACGGAAAATTATGATGGAACAGAAGTAGAAGCTTCCGGATTAATCTTGATTCCTATTGTTCAAGGATCTGCTAAACTTACCAGTTTTCAGCATAGCACATTAGCAAAAGATGCAAATCCCCAAATTGATCAAGAAAATAGAGCTCCCTCTTATTTACCAGAAAATAATGCAGAAATTCATTTATCCGCTGCTCTTTTTGCTGCAAATGGTTATATGATCTCAGCCCCTGATTATATCGGTTATGGAAGCACAGGAGATATGTTTCACCCATATGAGCATGCTCAAACAACAGCTACTACTAGCTATGATATGTTAATTGCAGCAAGAGAATATGCTGAGTTTTTAGAGGTAAAAATGAGAGCTGATGATAACGGAACTGAGGAATTACATTTATTAGGGTATTCTCAAGGAGGAAATTCGACTATGGCGCTGCATAAATACATTGAAGAAACACAACCAGGTGAATTTAATATTATAAGAAGTGCGATGGGTGCTGGTGCCTATCATAAATCAGCTGTTGGGAATTACATTTTCAATTTTGAAGGGGAATTAGGTTTCTCAATCAGTCTATATTTATGGGTAATGGATACTTACGATAGAGTATATTTACAAAGAGGCTTGGATTATTATTTAAATGAACCTTATGCAACAGAAGTTGAAAATGGTGGTTATTTTGCCTTATCAAACACTAACCCTCAAGAAATATTTACCACTGAATTTATAGATGAAATCAATGACCCTAATAGTGGATTTAGCCAAGCATTAGCTGACAATAATGTACATGATTGGAAAGCCAATGCTCCTATAAAGTTGTATCACAGTAGAAATGATGGCTTGGTCCCTTATTTCAATTCTGTTGATGCTTATGAAAACTTAACTGCAAATGGCAGTGAAGAAGTATTATTTGAAACTTACGAATTCGGCAGTGATGTAGCTGTTGAAGATATACATGGTGCTGGAGGCGGAAGATTCTTTTCTGATGTACTTTCTAGATATTTTTTATCGGGTATTTAA